The following coding sequences lie in one Caproicibacterium argilliputei genomic window:
- a CDS encoding RrF2 family transcriptional regulator, with protein sequence MKISTKGRYGLRAMLALVRDGRELVSLSTIAQKENLSLNYLESIFSQMKRAGLVVGVTGAQGGYRLARPASQISVYDVLQALEGSLSVTQSESESDMTPLRRYLTDCVWNVIDEKVEQIFRSMTLLELANA encoded by the coding sequence GTGAAAATCTCTACCAAAGGCCGGTACGGACTGCGCGCCATGCTTGCGCTGGTTCGTGACGGCAGGGAATTGGTTTCTCTCTCGACCATCGCACAAAAAGAAAACCTCTCACTGAACTACTTGGAAAGTATTTTTTCTCAAATGAAGCGTGCGGGACTGGTGGTGGGCGTGACCGGCGCGCAGGGCGGATACCGCTTGGCACGACCCGCCAGTCAGATCTCTGTTTATGATGTTCTGCAGGCGCTGGAAGGCAGCCTTTCTGTCACACAATCGGAGTCGGAGTCAGATATGACACCGCTGCGCCGCTACCTGACTGACTGCGTCTGGAACGTGATTGATGAAAAAGTGGAACAGATTTTTCGCAGCATGACGCTGCTGGAACTGGCAAATGCATAA
- a CDS encoding NAD(P)H-dependent glycerol-3-phosphate dehydrogenase encodes MNVTVCGCGRWGSFLAWYTAEKCGHAVTLYGRESSARFQQLAQTRSNGMLTFPESVRFSSDLHAAVQSAQTVVISIGAQNLRSFLQELSEAECAGKTFVLCMKGIEASTGLRLTQVVRTFLPNIDLAVWVGPGHVQDFQQGIPNCMVIDSDSDAVKRRVVKIFESPLIRFYFGNDLLGNEVGAAAKNVIGIAAGMLDGLNKTALKGALMSRGTREVGRLIKAMGGQEITAYGLAHLGDYEATVFSRYSHNRQFGEDFVRGVPYDKLAEGVPTVTALLELGERCKVDLPICKAVDAVINGGQEPNQVLGSLFLRSIKREF; translated from the coding sequence ATGAATGTAACGGTATGCGGCTGCGGCCGTTGGGGAAGCTTTTTGGCGTGGTACACCGCAGAAAAGTGCGGCCATGCCGTGACGCTTTACGGGCGGGAGAGTTCCGCACGGTTTCAGCAGCTGGCACAGACCCGCAGCAATGGAATGCTGACTTTTCCGGAGTCTGTGCGGTTCAGCAGTGACCTGCACGCGGCAGTCCAGTCCGCGCAGACCGTGGTAATCTCCATCGGCGCACAGAATCTGCGCAGTTTTCTGCAGGAGCTGTCAGAGGCGGAGTGCGCCGGAAAAACATTCGTCCTCTGCATGAAGGGCATCGAGGCTTCGACCGGCCTGCGCCTGACGCAGGTGGTGCGCACATTTTTGCCGAATATAGACCTTGCTGTCTGGGTGGGGCCAGGCCATGTGCAGGATTTTCAGCAGGGCATACCGAACTGCATGGTGATTGACAGTGATTCGGATGCGGTCAAGCGCCGCGTGGTGAAAATCTTTGAAAGCCCGCTGATTCGTTTTTACTTTGGCAATGACTTGCTCGGTAATGAAGTGGGTGCCGCTGCGAAAAATGTAATCGGAATTGCTGCCGGTATGCTGGACGGTTTGAATAAAACAGCACTGAAAGGGGCTTTGATGAGCCGCGGAACGCGTGAAGTCGGTCGGCTGATCAAGGCAATGGGCGGTCAGGAAATTACCGCATATGGACTGGCACATCTGGGGGATTACGAAGCAACGGTCTTCAGCCGGTACAGCCATAACCGCCAGTTCGGGGAGGATTTTGTGCGGGGAGTTCCTTACGACAAACTTGCCGAGGGCGTTCCCACGGTGACAGCACTGCTGGAATTGGGTGAGCGCTGCAAGGTGGATCTGCCCATCTGCAAGGCAGTGGATGCAGTCATTAACGGTGGGCAGGAGCCAAATCAGGTGCTCGGCAGCCTGTTCCTGCGTTCCATTAAACGAGAATTTTAA
- a CDS encoding ArnT family glycosyltransferase, whose amino-acid sequence MTGLKKREAVFSHPYLLLLLGCLLLYILFPNGNSNNVLDARANGCLAALLAGGAVCVFLRKKALSPPQSRRSADVDPVRLVMMLCIAVCILCAAYLYFSSPFQLEILTLCGLLLLLGIGVHLHTGHRLNARWVCILLGAAAFLLRGVYILYTTYLTRQHDVTPIDTDYGHQAYILYFVNHAFQLPNFSPTSVWEFYHPPFYYFTSALWVKLQLLFGAETAVAMENVQFLTLFYSCAAVIVSYKILRACGFEGSALVVSFAVLCFHPSLILLAGSINNDMLCILFSLSAILYTLRWYQTPTRKNILLLAVCIGLAMMTKSSGALVAPAAAVLFLVKLGKEKAQRQMLWRQYAAFFAVCVPLGLWWNIYGKLRFGVPFGSFSGLTTDNPQYLGGFSAAQRLWGIDWQHLSVFENWDWQNHIFEYNLWIALLKTSLFDEATLFNNGPGLFGAQALFWINLLLVAVSLVCMVLTAVFAVRGRKHLPRGWNTGAARVQVLYFAVLYVTFLLFYVWFCFSAPYACTQSFRYIVPTVLIGSAGMGSILERTRQVPRRLQKATTGVCAALCAVFCLLSTFVYLLAGMYPLQ is encoded by the coding sequence ATGACCGGTCTCAAAAAGCGCGAAGCGGTTTTTTCACATCCTTACCTGTTGCTGCTGCTTGGCTGCCTTTTGCTGTATATTCTCTTTCCCAACGGCAACAGCAACAATGTTCTGGATGCCCGCGCCAACGGGTGTTTGGCTGCACTGCTGGCTGGCGGCGCGGTCTGCGTGTTTTTGCGCAAAAAAGCACTTTCGCCGCCCCAAAGCCGCCGTTCTGCCGATGTGGATCCCGTGCGGCTTGTCATGATGCTATGCATTGCCGTTTGTATCCTCTGCGCGGCTTATCTGTATTTCAGCAGTCCCTTCCAGTTGGAGATTCTGACACTGTGCGGTTTGCTGCTGCTCTTGGGAATCGGCGTCCACCTGCACACCGGGCACAGGCTGAACGCGCGCTGGGTCTGCATTTTGCTCGGCGCAGCCGCTTTTCTGCTGCGCGGCGTATATATCCTCTATACTACCTACCTGACACGGCAGCACGATGTTACTCCTATTGACACAGACTATGGTCATCAGGCGTATATTCTGTATTTCGTCAACCATGCATTTCAGCTGCCGAATTTTTCCCCCACTTCTGTCTGGGAATTCTACCATCCGCCGTTTTACTACTTTACCAGCGCCCTATGGGTAAAACTACAACTGTTGTTTGGCGCTGAAACTGCGGTAGCCATGGAAAACGTTCAGTTTTTGACCCTGTTTTACTCCTGCGCGGCGGTGATTGTCAGCTACAAGATTCTGCGTGCCTGTGGGTTTGAGGGCAGCGCCCTGGTCGTTTCCTTTGCGGTGCTTTGCTTTCATCCGTCGCTGATTCTTCTGGCCGGCAGCATTAACAACGATATGCTCTGTATTCTGTTTTCCCTTTCGGCTATTTTGTATACCCTGCGGTGGTACCAGACACCCACACGGAAAAACATTCTGCTGCTCGCTGTTTGCATCGGTCTTGCCATGATGACAAAATCCTCCGGGGCATTGGTTGCACCGGCCGCCGCTGTTCTCTTTCTGGTCAAGCTGGGAAAAGAAAAGGCACAGCGGCAGATGCTCTGGCGGCAGTACGCTGCATTTTTTGCCGTGTGTGTTCCGCTCGGTCTGTGGTGGAACATTTACGGCAAGCTCCGCTTCGGCGTACCGTTTGGCTCTTTCAGCGGTCTGACAACTGATAACCCACAGTACCTTGGCGGATTCAGCGCCGCACAGCGCCTTTGGGGAATCGACTGGCAGCATCTCTCTGTTTTTGAAAACTGGGACTGGCAGAATCATATTTTTGAGTACAACCTCTGGATTGCGCTGCTGAAAACTTCGCTTTTTGACGAAGCCACGCTTTTCAACAATGGGCCCGGTCTGTTCGGTGCGCAGGCGCTCTTCTGGATAAACCTGCTGCTCGTTGCGGTGTCGCTTGTCTGCATGGTGCTGACCGCTGTTTTTGCTGTGCGCGGCAGAAAGCACCTGCCGCGCGGCTGGAACACAGGCGCGGCGCGGGTACAAGTTCTGTACTTTGCCGTGCTGTATGTAACGTTTCTGCTGTTTTATGTTTGGTTCTGCTTCTCTGCACCGTATGCCTGCACCCAAAGCTTCCGGTACATTGTACCCACCGTTCTGATCGGTTCAGCAGGCATGGGCAGCATTTTGGAACGTACGCGGCAGGTTCCGCGCCGCCTGCAGAAAGCGACCACCGGCGTTTGTGCGGCACTCTGCGCAGTTTTCTGCCTGCTAAGTACATTTGTGTACCTTCTTGCCGGTATGTACCCCTTGCAGTAG
- a CDS encoding sensor histidine kinase produces the protein MKQNNLQVSQPPDVDGTVPKPPFSFRMLREHLKNISIKWRIFAAFSVFALLILAVIWLFQSVLFDRFYEQTKRAELTHAAETIQDNLYSPDLRNIIEETARSGQIYAVGVRAVTGKSLFSIDFSPNRFSDVIRPYLLDILQKTVAEGGKHYEVINSGGSADRAQVYATVQKDSSGSAYMILLYTMLTPMDATTRTIRTQIVWMTMILLAVGAFLALYLSRHISSPMIQITATAKELATGDYDVSFEENGYREIAQLAHTLNYAAQELGKVEHLQRDLVANISHDLRTPLTMISGYAEIMRDLPGENTPENVQVIIDEAKRLTSLVNDTLDLSKLQSGTQKVEKTEFDLTETIRGILHRYDKMTDYVLTFEAAEDVIVYADELKISQVVYNLINNAITYTGKDRRVMLRQIVDGAQVRVEVTDTGEGIPPDKLKDIWKRYYKVDKEHKRAQIGTGLGLSIVKTILDMHDGAYGVRSALGKGSTFWFSLTVKEMESPSEAPQGLPPYSGSPTQKEEEHEK, from the coding sequence TTGAAGCAGAATAACCTGCAGGTGTCGCAGCCTCCGGATGTGGACGGCACAGTGCCGAAGCCGCCCTTTTCGTTCCGTATGCTGCGTGAGCATTTGAAAAACATCAGCATCAAATGGCGTATTTTTGCGGCTTTTTCGGTGTTCGCCCTACTGATTCTGGCAGTAATCTGGCTGTTTCAGAGTGTGCTGTTTGACCGGTTTTATGAGCAGACGAAGCGTGCGGAACTGACACACGCGGCAGAAACCATCCAGGATAACCTTTACAGCCCAGACTTGCGCAATATCATCGAGGAAACTGCCCGCAGCGGCCAGATTTACGCGGTCGGCGTGCGCGCCGTTACCGGTAAGTCTTTGTTCAGCATCGACTTTTCCCCAAACCGCTTTTCGGATGTGATTCGTCCATATCTGCTGGACATTCTGCAGAAAACAGTGGCAGAGGGTGGCAAGCATTACGAAGTGATTAACAGCGGCGGCAGTGCGGATCGAGCGCAGGTTTATGCGACTGTGCAGAAAGATTCCAGCGGCAGCGCTTACATGATTTTACTGTACACCATGCTGACGCCGATGGATGCGACCACCCGCACCATTCGTACGCAGATTGTCTGGATGACCATGATTTTGCTTGCCGTGGGGGCGTTTCTGGCGCTGTATCTGTCCCGCCACATCAGTTCGCCGATGATTCAGATTACAGCAACCGCAAAAGAACTTGCTACCGGCGATTATGACGTTTCCTTTGAAGAAAACGGATACCGTGAAATTGCGCAGCTGGCGCATACACTGAATTATGCGGCGCAGGAGCTGGGAAAGGTGGAACACCTGCAGCGGGATTTGGTGGCCAACATCAGCCATGACCTGCGCACGCCGCTGACCATGATTTCGGGTTATGCGGAAATCATGCGAGATCTGCCCGGCGAAAATACGCCGGAAAATGTGCAGGTGATTATTGACGAAGCAAAGCGGCTGACTTCTTTGGTCAATGACACGTTGGATCTCAGCAAGCTGCAGTCCGGCACGCAGAAAGTAGAAAAAACAGAATTTGACCTGACGGAAACGATCCGCGGAATTCTGCACCGCTACGACAAAATGACGGATTATGTTTTGACATTTGAGGCTGCGGAAGATGTGATTGTCTACGCAGATGAACTGAAAATTTCGCAGGTTGTTTATAATTTGATAAACAATGCCATTACCTACACCGGCAAAGACCGCCGTGTCATGCTGCGGCAGATTGTGGATGGGGCACAGGTGCGGGTGGAGGTCACAGACACTGGCGAGGGCATTCCACCAGACAAGCTGAAGGATATCTGGAAGCGATATTACAAAGTTGATAAAGAACACAAGCGCGCACAGATCGGTACTGGTTTGGGGCTGTCAATCGTGAAAACGATTCTGGATATGCACGACGGGGCTTACGGTGTGCGCAGCGCACTTGGCAAGGGCAGTACGTTCTGGTTTTCGCTAACGGTGAAGGAGATGGAATCGCCTTCGGAAGCACCGCAGGGACTGCCACCGTACAGCGGCAGTCCGACACAGAAAGAGGAGGAACACGAAAAATGA
- a CDS encoding Mrp/NBP35 family ATP-binding protein, whose translation MSECTHDCGNCGESCGERKDPQSFLQAPNAKSSIRKVIGVVSGKGGVGKSFITSMMAVLLNRRGYHTGVLDADITGPSIPKAFGIHSRAMMKDGCMLPCKTEKGIDVMSVNLILENETDPVVWRGPMIANMVTQFWTDVLWQDVDFLFVDMPPGTGDVPLTVFQSIPLDGILVVTSPQELVAMIVSKAVTMAGMMHVPILGVVENMSYVQCPDCGKKIPIFGESHLDEVVQKYALNVLARGPLDPQIAAQIDAGCAESAEAPWLAAAADTVEQLLKA comes from the coding sequence ATGAGCGAGTGTACGCATGACTGTGGTAACTGCGGGGAAAGCTGCGGAGAGCGAAAAGATCCGCAGAGTTTTCTGCAAGCGCCTAATGCAAAAAGCAGCATTCGAAAGGTGATTGGCGTTGTCAGCGGCAAAGGCGGCGTTGGCAAGAGCTTTATCACGTCCATGATGGCAGTGCTGCTGAACCGGCGCGGCTACCACACCGGCGTGCTGGATGCAGATATAACCGGCCCTTCCATTCCAAAAGCGTTTGGAATTCACAGCCGTGCCATGATGAAGGATGGGTGTATGCTGCCGTGTAAAACCGAAAAGGGGATTGACGTGATGAGCGTCAATCTGATTTTGGAAAATGAAACCGATCCGGTGGTTTGGCGCGGCCCGATGATTGCCAATATGGTAACGCAGTTTTGGACAGACGTGCTGTGGCAGGATGTGGACTTTTTGTTTGTGGATATGCCGCCCGGCACCGGCGATGTACCGCTCACGGTTTTCCAGTCTATTCCGCTGGACGGCATTTTGGTTGTCACTTCGCCGCAGGAACTTGTGGCAATGATTGTTTCTAAAGCGGTTACCATGGCAGGTATGATGCACGTACCGATTCTCGGTGTGGTGGAGAATATGAGCTATGTGCAGTGCCCGGACTGCGGTAAAAAAATTCCGATTTTCGGTGAAAGCCATTTGGATGAAGTTGTTCAGAAATATGCGCTGAACGTTTTGGCACGCGGTCCGTTGGATCCGCAGATTGCCGCGCAGATTGATGCCGGCTGTGCGGAATCGGCAGAAGCGCCTTGGCTTGCGGCAGCGGCGGACACAGTCGAGCAGCTGCTCAAAGCATAA
- a CDS encoding RrF2 family transcriptional regulator, with protein MKLSTRSRYALEGMLYLAVYGEGRPVPVKEISRETGISTAYLEQIFFLLKKAGLTATVRGSHGGFVPARPLQEITAGMIVRTIDGEISPVNCVSNPEECAPDRMADCPTRPLWVKAAEAISGTLDALTLKDLRCGFLKESEAEKT; from the coding sequence TTGAAATTGTCTACCCGAAGCCGCTATGCACTGGAAGGCATGCTTTACCTTGCTGTTTACGGCGAAGGCAGGCCGGTGCCGGTAAAGGAGATTTCCCGTGAAACGGGTATTTCTACCGCTTATTTGGAACAAATTTTTTTCCTGCTGAAAAAGGCCGGCCTTACTGCCACTGTCCGCGGCAGCCACGGCGGTTTTGTACCGGCACGACCACTGCAGGAAATCACAGCCGGCATGATTGTCCGTACAATTGATGGAGAAATTTCTCCGGTAAACTGTGTGAGCAATCCAGAGGAATGCGCACCGGACCGTATGGCAGACTGCCCCACGCGGCCGCTTTGGGTAAAAGCTGCCGAAGCCATTTCCGGCACGCTGGACGCCCTTACTCTGAAAGACCTGCGGTGTGGCTTCCTAAAAGAAAGCGAGGCCGAAAAAACGTGA
- a CDS encoding NAD(P)/FAD-dependent oxidoreductase, producing the protein MKQVIIIGAGPAGLTAAHELLSRAKDMFAVTILEESAEIGGISRTVRWHGNRMDIGGHRFFSKEDRVNRWWAQRMPPQGAPAYDDKALGRECSLTAGGPDPEKEDRVMLTRRRVSRIYYNRRFFDYPITMKPQTFRNLGLAATAKAGCSYLASCAHKLPETNLENFYINRFGRTLYGMFFEGYTEKLWGRHPRDISADWGSQRVKGLSVSAVLKDMLKKAAGKKQEADETSLIEQFQYPKFGPGQLWEEAAKEIENMGGVIRKNCSVKKVHTEQGRVTSVTVQTESGTEELRGDYFLSSMPLKDLVCGMNDVPSSVAEIAAGLPYRDFVTVGLLVKKLNLKNETKIRTLSGLVPDCWIYIQDTGVRLGRLQIFNNWSPYMVAKPADTVWIGLEYFCTEGDSFWNMTDRQCTDFATQELLRMGILTSASDVLDTHRERVKKAYPAYFDTYAQIDQLTAYLDQFENLFCIGRNGQHRYNNMDHSMMTAFLAADNLLAGKNDKAAIWNVNTEKTYQEEKNESGEGGAI; encoded by the coding sequence ATGAAACAAGTCATCATCATCGGGGCCGGACCAGCTGGTTTGACAGCGGCACATGAGCTTCTGTCGCGTGCCAAAGATATGTTTGCCGTAACGATTCTGGAAGAAAGTGCGGAAATTGGCGGTATCTCGCGCACAGTGCGCTGGCACGGAAACCGAATGGACATCGGCGGTCACCGGTTCTTTTCCAAAGAAGACCGTGTCAACCGCTGGTGGGCGCAGCGTATGCCGCCGCAGGGTGCCCCTGCTTATGACGACAAAGCTCTTGGTCGCGAATGCTCGCTGACTGCAGGAGGTCCTGACCCGGAAAAGGAGGATCGCGTCATGCTGACGCGCCGACGCGTTTCTCGCATCTACTACAACCGCCGTTTTTTTGACTACCCCATCACTATGAAACCGCAGACTTTCCGAAACCTTGGCCTTGCCGCCACAGCCAAAGCGGGCTGCAGCTACCTTGCCTCCTGCGCGCACAAACTGCCCGAAACCAACTTGGAAAATTTTTATATTAACCGCTTCGGCCGCACGCTTTACGGAATGTTCTTTGAAGGCTACACCGAAAAGCTCTGGGGCCGCCACCCGCGCGACATTTCCGCCGACTGGGGCTCACAGCGCGTCAAGGGACTGTCTGTCTCCGCTGTGCTGAAAGATATGCTGAAAAAAGCTGCAGGAAAAAAGCAGGAAGCGGACGAAACCTCTTTAATTGAGCAGTTTCAATATCCGAAATTTGGTCCCGGCCAGCTTTGGGAAGAAGCTGCCAAAGAAATTGAAAACATGGGCGGCGTCATTCGTAAGAACTGTAGCGTGAAGAAAGTTCACACGGAACAAGGGCGTGTCACCTCGGTGACTGTGCAGACAGAAAGCGGTACGGAAGAACTCCGCGGAGACTATTTTCTTTCTTCTATGCCTCTAAAAGACTTGGTTTGCGGCATGAACGATGTTCCCTCTTCTGTCGCAGAAATTGCCGCAGGGCTTCCCTATCGGGATTTTGTCACAGTAGGTCTGCTGGTTAAAAAACTGAACCTGAAAAACGAAACCAAAATCCGCACGCTGAGCGGATTGGTGCCGGACTGCTGGATCTATATTCAGGACACCGGCGTACGCCTCGGCCGCCTGCAGATTTTCAATAACTGGTCGCCTTACATGGTTGCCAAACCGGCAGACACAGTGTGGATCGGGCTGGAATACTTCTGCACAGAGGGCGATTCCTTTTGGAACATGACCGACCGGCAGTGTACGGACTTTGCCACACAGGAACTTCTGCGCATGGGGATTCTCACCTCAGCAAGCGACGTTCTGGACACACACCGTGAGCGGGTAAAAAAGGCCTATCCCGCTTATTTTGACACGTACGCACAGATTGACCAGTTGACTGCGTATCTGGACCAGTTTGAAAACCTTTTCTGCATCGGACGCAATGGGCAGCACCGTTACAACAATATGGACCACTCCATGATGACCGCCTTTCTGGCGGCGGACAATCTGCTTGCCGGTAAAAACGACAAGGCTGCCATCTGGAATGTCAACACAGAAAAAACCTATCAGGAAGAAAAAAATGAATCCGGCGAAGGAGGCGCGATATGA
- a CDS encoding response regulator transcription factor translates to MYRILVVDDEEKIRLLIKKYAEFEGYAVVEAEDGMQAVQTCRDHPRDFDLIIMDVMMPELDGFSAVKEIRKVCESPVLMLSARGEEYDKIHGFELGIDDYVVKPFSPKELMMRVGAIIKRAQSGSGSQKEVVALEGLNIDFTARIVTVDGEKVELSPKEYDLLFYMVSNRNIALTREQLITNVWGYDFYGDDRTLDTHIKLLRKSLGPYAKFIVTLRGVGYRFEAE, encoded by the coding sequence ATGTACCGTATTTTGGTTGTTGATGATGAGGAAAAAATCCGCCTGCTGATTAAAAAGTATGCGGAGTTTGAGGGATACGCGGTGGTGGAAGCCGAGGATGGTATGCAGGCTGTGCAGACCTGCCGGGATCATCCGCGTGATTTTGACTTGATTATTATGGATGTCATGATGCCCGAACTGGACGGCTTTTCTGCAGTGAAGGAGATTCGCAAAGTCTGTGAATCACCGGTGCTGATGCTTTCAGCCCGCGGTGAGGAGTATGACAAGATTCACGGCTTTGAACTGGGTATTGATGATTACGTGGTCAAGCCTTTTTCGCCCAAGGAACTGATGATGCGTGTCGGCGCCATCATTAAGCGTGCGCAGTCCGGCAGCGGTTCGCAGAAGGAAGTTGTGGCGCTGGAGGGGCTGAATATCGACTTCACAGCGCGTATTGTTACCGTGGATGGCGAGAAAGTGGAACTTTCCCCCAAAGAGTACGACCTGCTGTTTTACATGGTCAGCAACCGGAACATTGCGCTGACACGCGAGCAGCTGATTACCAATGTGTGGGGATATGATTTTTACGGAGATGACCGTACCCTGGATACACACATCAAGCTGCTGCGGAAAAGCCTCGGTCCTTACGCCAAGTTCATTGTAACGCTCAGAGGGGTGGGGTATCGTTTTGAAGCAGAATAA
- a CDS encoding YcxB family protein, translating to MKKLTAALLSLLLCVGTVCAVPAFAASSSSASSQAQTASAASTAKGTAFTLKDTYLKMTIPDGLYAFTQDTAVGDENLAKAGIADWLTEKKTMQDRNTVLMVCAPQRLYTLNLGQKSSSTTQKYYNMKTMSDADLKSLMDDLSKPQSSATGDAASIKTNAKRYTNAAGVPFFYMEMSGTLEGKSVREVAYFTIINGAGYTFETYKENAKLTAAQTASLKELVDSLQVTKYTQKPAEDTTSPVKAIFLLLSPLLLIVVLVLGGYIFSRVRRSRENQRKALLLERMTAYRKHQEALAAQAQEQGGPLEEPETLIENTTKCVKKTLKRFSWMDLLLNRKGTWISMLVLAVILIIGAVIAANTAAKVVAVLCAAFCIAHPLLIPRKVFQAEDGNFRKRKSRRVHYQFREEDFRVSGVYSGVYPYAQIIHVYEVERYFYLYLGANHVYIVNKHSFTKGTEDDLRKLLKEKCLGYKTH from the coding sequence ATGAAAAAACTGACGGCAGCACTTCTCTCCCTGCTGCTCTGCGTGGGCACCGTCTGCGCTGTGCCGGCGTTTGCCGCATCTTCTTCGTCTGCTTCTTCACAAGCACAGACGGCATCCGCTGCTTCTACCGCTAAAGGCACCGCCTTTACCCTAAAAGACACCTACCTAAAAATGACGATTCCAGATGGACTGTACGCCTTTACCCAGGACACGGCCGTGGGGGATGAAAACCTGGCAAAAGCCGGCATTGCAGACTGGCTGACCGAAAAGAAAACCATGCAGGACCGCAACACGGTACTCATGGTCTGCGCCCCGCAAAGACTGTACACCCTTAACCTGGGGCAGAAATCCAGTTCCACTACACAGAAATACTATAACATGAAAACCATGTCTGACGCTGACCTCAAATCGTTGATGGACGACCTGAGCAAGCCGCAGTCCTCGGCAACCGGTGACGCCGCTTCCATCAAGACCAATGCCAAGCGCTATACGAACGCCGCCGGCGTTCCGTTCTTTTACATGGAAATGAGCGGCACATTGGAAGGAAAGAGCGTACGGGAAGTCGCATACTTTACCATCATTAACGGTGCAGGCTACACCTTTGAAACCTACAAAGAAAATGCCAAACTGACCGCCGCGCAAACAGCAAGTCTGAAAGAACTGGTAGACAGCCTGCAGGTAACGAAATACACTCAAAAGCCTGCAGAAGATACGACCAGCCCGGTCAAGGCTATCTTTTTGCTGCTTTCTCCGCTGCTGCTCATCGTCGTTCTGGTTCTCGGCGGTTACATCTTCAGCCGCGTCCGCCGCTCCCGTGAAAATCAACGCAAAGCACTGCTGCTGGAGCGCATGACTGCCTATCGCAAGCATCAGGAAGCGCTTGCGGCACAGGCACAGGAACAGGGGGGGCCTCTGGAAGAACCAGAAACGCTTATCGAAAACACCACAAAGTGCGTCAAAAAAACGCTGAAGCGCTTCAGCTGGATGGACCTGCTGCTGAATCGCAAGGGTACCTGGATTTCCATGCTGGTACTGGCGGTGATTCTAATTATCGGAGCAGTCATTGCCGCCAACACTGCCGCAAAAGTGGTTGCTGTGCTTTGCGCGGCTTTCTGCATTGCCCACCCATTGCTGATTCCGCGAAAGGTCTTTCAAGCGGAAGACGGAAATTTCCGCAAACGCAAAAGCCGCAGGGTTCACTACCAGTTCCGTGAAGAAGATTTTCGCGTTTCCGGAGTCTACTCCGGCGTTTACCCCTATGCACAGATTATCCATGTTTATGAAGTTGAACGCTACTTCTACCTTTATCTCGGTGCAAACCACGTGTACATCGTCAACAAGCACTCCTTTACCAAAGGAACAGAAGACGACCTGCGCAAACTTTTAAAAGAAAAATGCCTCGGTTACAAAACACACTAA